Proteins encoded in a region of the Chloroflexota bacterium genome:
- a CDS encoding transposase translates to MERSQGRHMSAEEKLRVVEEGRGSGATISEVCRRHQIAYTQ, encoded by the coding sequence GTGGAGAGAAGTCAAGGTAGGCACATGAGTGCTGAAGAGAAGCTGAGGGTAGTGGAGGAGGGGAGGGGGTCGGGGGCCACGATAAGCGAGGTATGCCGACGCCATCAGATTGCCTACACCCAGT